A stretch of the Parabacteroides timonensis genome encodes the following:
- a CDS encoding VapE domain-containing protein — protein MNARRAYKSSVRALKRYAGFVGTCNNMDLLSDPTGSRRFLYVEINGEINRRHFIDYDQLYAHC, from the coding sequence GTGAATGCCCGTCGTGCCTACAAATCGAGTGTGCGGGCTTTGAAACGGTATGCCGGATTTGTCGGGACTTGTAACAATATGGATTTGTTATCCGATCCGACCGGCAGCCGGCGTTTCCTGTATGTAGAAATAAATGGTGAGATAAACCGCAGGCATTTTATCGATTATGACCAGCTGTATGCCCACTGCTGA
- a CDS encoding DUF3791 domain-containing protein → MTDVLVWNKYSRIVMQLAERLKISPVKALHLFYNSKAYALLLNKEYPLITMSDAYITDEIIIELQRQQS, encoded by the coding sequence ATGACAGATGTTTTAGTATGGAATAAATATAGCCGTATCGTAATGCAACTGGCCGAACGACTGAAAATATCTCCGGTCAAAGCTTTGCACTTGTTTTATAACAGCAAAGCATATGCCCTTTTACTCAATAAAGAATATCCTTTAATAACAATGAGCGATGCATATATTACAGATGAAATCATAATCGAATTACAGCGACAACAATCCTGA
- a CDS encoding BT4734/BF3469 family protein codes for MNITLYKDGNKSVKTLSFNDLIETMKDPVAGRTVKEFREKLEEYPPGYPCPASAKLPKIVFGAELNKKKEVVEMKAYNGLILLEINNLSGYTEAVEIRRKAAGSLQTMLAFIGSSRKSVKIVVPFTLPDGSLPSSRELAEWFHAHAYQRALNYYRMQLQREIPVSLF; via the coding sequence ATGAATATCACACTGTACAAAGACGGAAATAAATCCGTTAAGACGCTTTCCTTTAATGATTTAATAGAAACGATGAAAGACCCGGTGGCCGGACGAACGGTAAAAGAATTTCGGGAAAAACTGGAGGAATATCCTCCGGGTTATCCTTGTCCGGCGTCAGCCAAGCTGCCCAAAATCGTTTTCGGCGCCGAATTGAATAAGAAAAAAGAGGTTGTGGAAATGAAGGCTTACAACGGGCTTATTCTGTTGGAGATCAATAATCTATCAGGTTATACGGAGGCGGTGGAGATACGGCGGAAGGCGGCCGGTTCACTGCAAACAATGCTTGCATTTATCGGTTCGAGCCGCAAAAGCGTGAAGATTGTTGTCCCTTTTACGCTGCCGGATGGATCTTTGCCTTCCAGCCGTGAGTTGGCGGAGTGGTTTCATGCGCATGCCTATCAGCGGGCACTGAATTATTACCGGATGCAACTGCAACGGGAAATTCCCGTCAGTCTTTTCTGA
- a CDS encoding HU family DNA-binding protein produces the protein MCARYRMVRNPNPTGDKKKQALHPRVVPYGTISTEELMRDIEGRSGFSGADIKGALRVIADAMAFRLDEGYNVELDGLGFFSVSLVSRPVMDRKEIRSESVHFRNVNFRCGKYLKSKLRSISLERMPEGKGVLPSFDERVRRLTEYLNTHHYITCGDYRELTGCSKYRALEDLKKLIDEGKLEKNGYRSTRVYSFPSAVNK, from the coding sequence ATGTGTGCAAGATATCGAATGGTTCGTAATCCGAACCCTACGGGAGACAAGAAAAAACAGGCGTTGCATCCGCGGGTGGTACCTTATGGAACTATCAGTACAGAGGAATTGATGCGGGATATAGAAGGACGATCCGGATTTTCGGGAGCCGACATCAAGGGGGCTTTGCGGGTGATTGCCGATGCGATGGCCTTCCGGCTGGATGAAGGATATAACGTAGAATTGGACGGCCTCGGCTTTTTCAGCGTCTCACTTGTTTCGCGTCCGGTCATGGATAGAAAGGAGATCCGCAGCGAGTCAGTACATTTCCGCAATGTGAATTTCCGCTGTGGCAAATACCTGAAAAGCAAACTAAGATCGATCTCCCTGGAGCGTATGCCGGAAGGGAAAGGCGTTCTGCCCTCTTTCGATGAACGGGTACGCCGACTAACGGAATATCTGAACACACATCATTATATCACTTGCGGTGACTACCGGGAGCTAACAGGCTGTTCTAAATATCGTGCGCTGGAAGATCTGAAGAAGCTGATAGATGAAGGAAAATTGGAGAAAAACGGGTATAGGAGTACAAGGGTTTATTCATTTCCTTCAGCTGTAAACAAATGA
- a CDS encoding DUF3874 domain-containing protein, whose product MQRIRKRSHLTFSNTTINAFGRLLRRNNVPNRHTERGYLYYVKEYFSKKAILLSRAGWLITAIQFQKKLSILPLSYLFI is encoded by the coding sequence ATGCAACGTATCCGCAAGCGTAGCCACCTGACTTTTAGCAACACAACCATAAATGCTTTCGGCCGCCTATTGCGTCGCAACAATGTCCCGAACCGGCATACAGAACGAGGATACTTGTATTACGTGAAGGAATATTTTTCTAAAAAAGCCATCCTACTCTCACGAGCAGGGTGGCTTATAACTGCTATACAGTTTCAGAAAAAATTATCAATTTTACCTCTTAGTTATCTCTTTATATAG
- a CDS encoding family 43 glycosylhydrolase, with amino-acid sequence MNYYLRAGSLLVAGFLAGCQLSEKKVSSNQGDNVLPISTHRALNPIAPPGVYIADPEVRQMPDGRIYVYGSRDEPGNDWCSNSYHVLSSSDLVNWHVEQFSFATEGLGKQVDYTDRILYAPDCIYKDGKYYLYYCLAGGGDDEGVAVSSSPYGPFRDGKKIEGISGIDPSVFIDDDGQGYLFWGQWHARGAKLSKDMLSIEGAVHDSLLTYNAHFFNEGSSVRKRNGIYYLVYGSHSRHGKSNCATLDYATATSPLGPYTYRGVIVDNWGSDRKLVNNHGCITEINGQWYIAYHRPTHATATGTMRKACLEPITFNPDGTIPEVEMTTQGIGGPISPFYRMDAARACLMSGNVMVSVRRPENDIPVEYLSAIRDGDHAYWKYYDFTDTDVSHFVCKTWNENRAAKIEIRLDSPQGELLGVCDIAPMDGQVAYAIHETKIKPVTGKHALVLVFKSVEPEMKKADLMSLEWFVFEKRE; translated from the coding sequence ATGAACTATTATTTAAGAGCCGGTAGCCTGCTTGTGGCGGGATTTCTGGCCGGATGTCAACTAAGTGAAAAGAAGGTCTCGTCTAATCAAGGTGACAATGTCCTTCCTATTTCCACTCATCGGGCGTTGAACCCGATAGCACCTCCGGGAGTATATATAGCTGATCCGGAGGTCAGGCAGATGCCAGACGGACGTATCTATGTCTACGGGTCACGTGATGAACCCGGTAATGACTGGTGCTCGAACTCTTATCATGTACTTTCTTCTTCTGACCTTGTGAATTGGCATGTGGAGCAATTTTCTTTTGCCACTGAAGGTTTAGGGAAGCAAGTCGATTATACAGACAGGATTTTATATGCTCCGGATTGTATCTATAAGGATGGAAAATACTATCTCTACTATTGCCTGGCCGGAGGGGGGGATGATGAAGGCGTTGCCGTCTCTTCTTCTCCTTACGGTCCGTTCAGAGATGGGAAAAAGATAGAAGGGATAAGTGGTATCGACCCGTCTGTATTCATCGACGATGACGGGCAGGGCTATCTGTTCTGGGGACAATGGCATGCAAGGGGTGCAAAATTGAGCAAAGATATGCTCTCTATAGAAGGGGCTGTCCATGACAGTCTGCTGACATACAATGCGCATTTTTTCAATGAGGGCAGTTCTGTCCGGAAGAGGAACGGCATCTATTATTTGGTATATGGAAGCCATTCCCGGCATGGCAAATCTAACTGTGCGACTTTGGATTATGCGACAGCGACATCTCCGTTAGGTCCTTATACGTATAGAGGGGTTATTGTCGATAATTGGGGAAGCGACAGGAAGCTGGTGAATAACCATGGTTGTATAACTGAAATCAACGGACAATGGTATATCGCTTATCACCGTCCTACCCATGCGACTGCAACCGGAACCATGCGGAAAGCCTGCCTGGAGCCTATCACTTTTAATCCGGACGGCACGATTCCGGAAGTAGAAATGACCACGCAGGGAATCGGTGGTCCTATCTCTCCTTTTTATCGGATGGATGCGGCGAGAGCCTGTCTGATGTCGGGAAATGTGATGGTTTCGGTACGTAGACCGGAGAATGATATCCCTGTGGAGTATTTGTCTGCCATTCGTGACGGCGATCATGCTTATTGGAAATATTATGATTTTACCGATACGGATGTCAGCCATTTTGTTTGTAAGACATGGAATGAAAACAGGGCAGCAAAAATAGAGATTCGTTTGGATAGTCCGCAAGGCGAGTTACTCGGAGTATGCGATATTGCCCCGATGGATGGCCAGGTGGCTTATGCTATACATGAGACAAAAATTAAACCGGTTACAGGAAAACATGCCTTGGTACTGGTCTTTAAATCGGTCGAACCGGAAATGAAGAAGGCTGATTTAATGAGCCTGGAATGGTTTGTCTTTGAGAAAAGAGAATAG
- a CDS encoding DUF3791 domain-containing protein, with protein sequence MFDKNKIDSKIMEFVVFAIECAAQKTGIPAPTLYNRLEKVDLISRYLIEGYDMLHTQSREYIADTLIEALDNWESYYKEKGE encoded by the coding sequence ATGTTTGACAAAAATAAGATAGATAGCAAGATTATGGAGTTCGTGGTCTTCGCCATCGAATGCGCAGCACAAAAGACAGGTATTCCGGCTCCAACACTTTATAATCGATTGGAAAAGGTCGATCTTATTTCCCGCTATCTAATCGAAGGATATGATATGCTTCATACTCAAAGTCGTGAATATATTGCAGACACATTGATAGAAGCCCTTGATAATTGGGAAAGTTATTATAAAGAAAAAGGAGAATAA
- a CDS encoding fibronectin type III-like domain-contianing protein, whose translation MNVTNTGNRVGAETVQCYIQDEVSSVVTPLMLLKGFQKVWLEPGETKTVKISIPFNEFGLWNENMKYVVEPGGFTIMIGSSSADIKYKKHIEYHHL comes from the coding sequence GTGAATGTAACCAATACGGGAAATCGAGTCGGAGCTGAAACTGTACAATGCTATATACAGGATGAAGTATCGAGCGTTGTAACGCCTCTTATGTTGTTGAAAGGTTTTCAGAAGGTTTGGCTCGAACCAGGTGAGACAAAAACGGTGAAAATCAGTATCCCGTTCAACGAATTTGGTTTATGGAACGAAAATATGAAGTACGTGGTGGAACCTGGGGGCTTTACGATTATGATAGGGAGTTCTTCTGCGGATATTAAGTATAAAAAGCATATAGAATATCATCACTTGTAA